The Silvanigrella paludirubra genome includes a window with the following:
- a CDS encoding APC family permease, translated as MLPKRNIGLIGVTLASVGSMIGSGWLFGPLYAAQMAGPASILSWFLGGFFFIFIVLVFSELSSMFPIMGGLTSYSFFSHGKFTGIITGWIYFLCFATIVPIESLAVVQYSSTYFPMLVTSNSLGKHELSTIGYFAAAIILFIMIFVNRYSIKLLTRTNSIATIWKVLVPLLIAFAFIFSSQSNYNNLTQYDGFAPYGIQGIMASLSVGGIIFAFGGFQSGIILAGETKNPQRNIPLATISSLFIVTILYVLIQTAFVVAVPDTSLAQGWSQLNFVGDLGPFAGLAIAAGFTILCALLYIDAVVSPFGSGLIMTSTTARVMHGLGTIDAAPKFVTKLNKHGSPENSLWLSFAVGLILIFPFPGWKEMVTFLTSSYVVTLSVTPIALVVLRDKYPELKRPFKLPFFKFISLIAFCICGLMMHWIGFTVLIKLTCIIILFVGIYSIVLYQKRRSLIKTLDLKSSSWIFVYLTGFTIINYFSKFGNGTGQLSTINSNIIAILFSLFVFFFACKISLKRQQIIKNIDEVKK; from the coding sequence GTGTTACCTAAAAGGAATATTGGCTTAATTGGAGTTACGCTTGCCTCTGTCGGAAGTATGATCGGATCGGGATGGCTTTTTGGTCCTCTTTATGCAGCTCAAATGGCTGGTCCTGCTTCTATTCTTTCTTGGTTTTTAGGCGGCTTTTTCTTTATTTTTATAGTTTTAGTTTTCTCAGAGTTGTCCTCAATGTTCCCTATTATGGGAGGACTTACAAGTTATTCCTTTTTTTCACATGGAAAATTTACAGGAATAATTACTGGGTGGATTTATTTTCTTTGTTTTGCAACTATTGTACCTATAGAGTCTTTAGCAGTAGTTCAATATTCAAGTACTTATTTTCCAATGCTAGTAACAAGTAATTCATTAGGCAAACATGAATTATCAACAATAGGTTATTTTGCAGCTGCAATTATTTTATTTATTATGATTTTTGTAAATAGATATAGCATTAAATTATTAACAAGAACAAACTCAATTGCAACAATTTGGAAAGTTCTTGTTCCCTTATTAATTGCATTTGCATTTATATTTAGCTCGCAAAGTAATTATAATAATTTAACTCAATATGATGGATTTGCTCCTTATGGAATTCAGGGAATCATGGCAAGTTTATCTGTCGGAGGAATTATTTTTGCATTTGGTGGATTCCAGTCTGGAATTATTCTAGCTGGAGAAACGAAAAACCCTCAAAGAAATATACCTCTAGCAACAATTAGTTCTCTATTTATTGTGACAATTTTATATGTACTTATTCAAACTGCATTTGTTGTAGCTGTTCCAGATACTTCCCTAGCACAAGGGTGGAGTCAATTAAATTTTGTTGGCGATTTGGGACCCTTTGCAGGACTTGCAATTGCTGCAGGCTTTACCATTTTATGTGCTTTATTATATATAGATGCTGTTGTTTCTCCATTTGGTTCGGGATTAATTATGACCTCAACAACAGCTAGAGTTATGCATGGATTAGGCACAATAGATGCCGCACCTAAATTTGTAACTAAATTAAATAAACATGGTTCGCCAGAAAATTCATTATGGTTAAGTTTTGCTGTAGGATTAATTCTAATCTTTCCTTTTCCTGGCTGGAAAGAAATGGTTACATTTTTAACATCATCCTATGTTGTTACTTTATCTGTAACACCTATAGCTCTTGTTGTTTTAAGAGATAAATATCCTGAACTTAAAAGACCTTTTAAACTCCCCTTCTTTAAGTTTATATCTTTAATTGCATTTTGTATTTGTGGTTTAATGATGCACTGGATTGGTTTTACTGTATTAATTAAACTCACATGCATTATTATTCTTTTTGTTGGAATTTACTCAATTGTGCTTTATCAAAAAAGAAGAAGTCTAATAAAAACGTTAGATCTTAAAAGCTCTTCTTGGATATTCGTTTACTTAACTGGATTTACAATAATAAATTATTTTTCTAAATTTGGAAATGGCACAGGACAACTTTCAACTATAAATAGCAATATTATAGCAATCTTGTTTAGCTTATTTGTATTCTTTTTTGCCTGTAAAATTTCTTTAAAAAGACAACAAATTATAAAAAATATTGATGAAGTAAAAAAATAA
- the ggt gene encoding gamma-glutamyltransferase: protein MRANKICLLIFVNLLFLTSFNSYSKEIKNKQDFPITETTQIFNPVFGKKGIVVTQEEIASRVGAQILSQGGNAVDAAVAVGYALAVTLPKAGNIGGGGFMLIWLNKQKKSIVINYRETAPKKAYKDMFLNKDLSVNGDIVDKSYKSVGVPGTVYGLNMALKKYGTMSLSKVMQPSIDLAKKGFKISHPLYKSLVKDKDLLLTSDESVKIFFDENKKPKFIGNLLVQSDLAKTLELISKQGTKAFYEGAIADKIVKDMEVNGGLITKEDLKNYKAEEMEPIIGTYRGYQILSVPPPSSGGVTLIEMLNILENFNMKEISLNSAKYYHIVTEIMNYAYYDRNTQLGDPNFVKNPIEQLISKSYARKIFEKMNKDYHTPSNEIQTNGLKIEANQNGNTTHFSVIDKDGNMVSNTYTLNFLFGNGKVVKGTGILLNNEMGDFTIKVGAANSFGLIQGEANSIEPSKRPLSSMTPTLVLNEKNEPLLATGAPGGSRIITQIFNFLVGYIDYNLNIATSLSRSRTHSQLWPDEIYYEEGLSEDTIEKLKSMGHKLNQSRPFGSIQAAEQKIQNEIYFGASDPRSEGDAAIGVFEK, encoded by the coding sequence ATGAGAGCAAATAAAATATGCTTATTAATATTTGTAAATTTATTATTTTTAACATCGTTTAATTCTTATTCTAAAGAAATTAAAAATAAACAAGATTTTCCTATTACTGAAACAACTCAGATATTCAATCCTGTTTTTGGAAAAAAGGGTATTGTCGTTACTCAAGAAGAAATAGCATCACGAGTAGGTGCCCAAATTTTAAGTCAGGGTGGAAATGCTGTCGATGCTGCCGTTGCTGTTGGATATGCTCTTGCTGTTACTTTACCTAAAGCGGGAAATATTGGTGGCGGTGGATTTATGTTAATTTGGTTAAATAAACAAAAAAAATCTATTGTTATAAATTATAGAGAAACTGCTCCCAAAAAAGCATATAAGGATATGTTTTTAAATAAAGACTTATCTGTAAATGGAGATATTGTTGATAAAAGCTACAAATCTGTTGGCGTTCCTGGGACTGTTTATGGTTTAAACATGGCTTTAAAAAAATACGGTACAATGTCTTTAAGTAAAGTAATGCAACCTTCAATTGATTTAGCAAAAAAAGGATTTAAAATAAGTCACCCTTTATATAAATCACTTGTTAAAGATAAAGATCTTCTTTTAACAAGTGATGAATCTGTAAAAATATTTTTTGATGAAAATAAAAAACCAAAATTTATAGGAAATTTATTAGTTCAAAGTGATTTAGCAAAAACTCTTGAGCTCATTTCTAAGCAGGGGACAAAGGCATTTTATGAGGGAGCTATTGCCGATAAAATTGTAAAAGATATGGAAGTCAATGGTGGTCTTATAACAAAAGAGGATCTAAAAAATTATAAAGCCGAAGAAATGGAACCTATTATTGGAACATACCGTGGGTATCAAATTTTATCCGTTCCTCCTCCGAGTTCAGGCGGTGTTACTTTAATTGAAATGCTAAATATTCTTGAAAATTTTAATATGAAAGAAATTTCATTAAATAGTGCTAAATATTATCATATTGTAACTGAAATAATGAATTACGCATATTATGATAGAAATACACAGTTAGGTGATCCTAATTTTGTAAAAAATCCTATTGAGCAACTTATTTCTAAATCATATGCTAGAAAAATATTTGAAAAAATGAATAAAGATTATCATACACCATCAAATGAAATTCAGACAAATGGTCTAAAAATTGAAGCAAATCAAAATGGAAATACAACTCATTTTTCGGTGATTGATAAAGATGGAAATATGGTATCAAATACTTATACTCTCAATTTTTTATTTGGAAATGGCAAAGTTGTTAAAGGAACAGGAATTCTTTTAAATAATGAAATGGGTGATTTTACAATTAAGGTAGGCGCAGCAAATTCTTTTGGACTCATTCAAGGGGAAGCAAATTCAATTGAGCCTTCAAAAAGACCATTAAGTTCTATGACGCCAACATTAGTTTTAAATGAAAAGAATGAACCTTTATTAGCAACCGGAGCTCCAGGAGGAAGCCGTATAATTACCCAAATTTTTAATTTTTTAGTTGGCTACATTGATTATAATTTAAATATAGCAACTTCATTATCAAGATCAAGAACACATAGTCAGTTATGGCCAGATGAAATTTATTATGAAGAGGGATTAAGCGAAGATACAATTGAAAAATTAAAAAGTATGGGTCATAAATTAAACCAAAGTAGACCCTTTGGTTCTATACAGGCAGCAGAACAAAAAATACAAAATGAAATTTATTTTGGCGCCTCTGATCCTAGATCCGAAGGTGATGCTGCCATAGGTGTCTTTGAAAAATAA